A single region of the Streptomyces virginiae genome encodes:
- the secA gene encoding preprotein translocase subunit SecA — protein sequence MSVFNKLMRAGEGKILRKLHRIADQVNSIEEDFVNLSDAELRALTDEYKQRFQDGESLDDLLPEAFATVREAAKRVLGQRHYDVQIMGGAALHLGYVAEMKTGEGKTLVGTLPAYLNALSDKGVHLITVNDYLAERDSELMGRVHKFLGLEVGCILANMSPAQRREQYSCDITYGTNNEFGFDYLRDNMAWSQDELVQRGHNFAVVDEVDSILVDEARTPLIISGPADQATKWYGDFAKLVTRLTKGEAGQPLKGIEETGDYEVDEKKRTVAIHETGVAKVEDWLGIENLYESVNTPLVGYLNNAIKAKELFKADKDYVVIDGEVMIVDEHTGRILAGRRYNEGMHQAIEAKEGVDIKDENQTLATITLQNFFRLYSKLSGMTGTAMTEAAEFHQIYKLGVVPIPTNRDLVRKDQPDLIYRTEVAKFAAVVDDIAEKHEKGQPILVGTTSVEKSEYLSQQLSKRGIPHEVLNAKQHDREATIVAQAGRRGAVTVATNMAGRGTDIKLGGNPDDLAEAELRQQGLDPEEHIEEWAHALPAALTRAEAAVKAEFEEVKELGGLYVLGTERHESRRIDNQLRGRSGRQGDPGESRFYLSLGDDLMRLFKAQMVERVMAMANVPDDVPIENKMVTRAIASAQSQVETQNFETRKNVLKYDEVLNNQREVIYGERRRVLEGEDLQDQVRHMMDDTIDAYIAAETVEGFAEEWDLERLWGAFRQLYPVKVTIEELEDAAGDRAGITAEFIAESVKDDIHEQYETREKTLGSEIMRELERRVVLSVLDRKWREHLYEMDYLQEGIGLRAMAQKDPLVEYQREGFDMFNAMQEGIKEESVGYLFNLEVQVEQQVEELPVQDAAPSLTKEPVGARPEIRAKGLDAPQRPDRLHFSAPTVDGEGGVVEGDFDSDVAGGDGDGMTRAERRKAQKAAGGRRRKK from the coding sequence GTGTCCGTCTTCAACAAGCTCATGCGTGCAGGCGAAGGCAAGATCCTGCGCAAACTGCACCGCATCGCGGACCAGGTCAACTCCATCGAAGAGGACTTCGTCAACCTCTCCGACGCCGAGTTGCGGGCGCTCACGGACGAGTACAAGCAGCGTTTCCAGGACGGCGAGAGCCTGGACGACCTGCTGCCCGAGGCGTTCGCGACCGTGCGCGAGGCGGCCAAGCGCGTTCTCGGCCAGCGGCACTACGACGTCCAGATCATGGGTGGCGCGGCGCTGCACCTCGGCTACGTGGCCGAGATGAAGACCGGTGAGGGCAAGACCCTCGTCGGCACGCTGCCCGCGTACCTGAACGCGCTGTCCGACAAGGGCGTCCACCTGATCACGGTGAACGACTACCTCGCCGAGCGTGACTCCGAGCTGATGGGCCGGGTGCACAAGTTCCTCGGCCTGGAGGTCGGCTGCATCCTGGCGAACATGTCGCCCGCGCAGCGCCGCGAGCAGTACAGCTGCGACATCACCTACGGCACGAACAACGAGTTCGGCTTCGACTACCTGCGCGACAACATGGCGTGGTCCCAGGACGAGCTCGTCCAGCGCGGCCACAACTTCGCCGTGGTCGACGAGGTCGACTCGATCCTCGTCGACGAGGCGCGTACCCCGCTGATCATCTCCGGCCCCGCCGACCAGGCCACGAAGTGGTACGGCGACTTCGCGAAGCTGGTGACCCGCCTGACCAAGGGCGAGGCCGGCCAGCCGCTGAAGGGCATCGAGGAGACCGGCGACTACGAGGTCGACGAGAAGAAGCGCACCGTCGCCATCCACGAGACCGGTGTCGCCAAGGTCGAGGACTGGCTCGGCATCGAGAACCTCTACGAGTCGGTGAACACCCCGCTCGTCGGTTACCTCAACAACGCGATCAAGGCCAAGGAGCTCTTCAAGGCCGACAAGGACTACGTCGTCATCGACGGCGAAGTCATGATCGTCGACGAGCACACCGGCCGTATCCTCGCCGGCCGTCGCTACAACGAGGGCATGCACCAGGCGATCGAGGCGAAGGAAGGGGTGGACATCAAGGACGAGAACCAGACCCTCGCCACGATCACCCTGCAGAACTTCTTCCGCCTGTACTCGAAGCTGTCGGGCATGACCGGTACGGCCATGACCGAGGCCGCCGAGTTCCACCAGATCTACAAGCTCGGTGTCGTCCCGATCCCGACCAACCGCGACCTGGTCCGCAAGGACCAGCCGGACCTGATCTACCGGACCGAGGTCGCGAAGTTCGCCGCCGTCGTCGACGACATCGCGGAGAAGCACGAGAAGGGCCAGCCGATCCTCGTCGGTACGACGTCGGTCGAGAAGTCCGAGTACCTCTCCCAGCAGCTCTCCAAGCGCGGCATCCCGCACGAGGTGCTCAACGCCAAGCAGCACGACCGTGAGGCGACGATCGTCGCCCAGGCCGGCCGCCGGGGCGCGGTCACGGTCGCCACGAACATGGCCGGTCGTGGTACCGACATCAAGCTCGGCGGCAACCCGGACGACCTCGCCGAGGCCGAGCTGCGCCAGCAGGGCCTGGACCCGGAGGAGCACATCGAGGAGTGGGCGCACGCCCTCCCCGCGGCGCTGACCCGGGCCGAGGCCGCGGTCAAGGCGGAGTTCGAGGAGGTCAAGGAGCTCGGCGGGCTGTACGTGCTGGGCACCGAGCGCCACGAGTCCCGCCGTATCGACAACCAGCTGCGCGGTCGCTCCGGCCGACAGGGCGACCCGGGCGAGTCCCGCTTCTACCTGTCGCTGGGCGACGACCTGATGCGTCTGTTCAAGGCGCAGATGGTCGAGCGCGTCATGGCGATGGCGAACGTCCCCGACGACGTGCCGATCGAGAACAAGATGGTGACGCGCGCGATCGCGTCGGCCCAGTCGCAGGTGGAGACCCAGAACTTCGAGACGCGTAAGAACGTCCTGAAGTACGACGAGGTCCTCAACAACCAGCGTGAGGTCATCTACGGCGAGCGCCGCCGCGTCCTGGAGGGCGAGGACCTGCAGGACCAGGTGCGCCACATGATGGACGACACCATCGACGCGTACATCGCGGCCGAGACGGTCGAGGGCTTCGCCGAGGAGTGGGACCTGGAGCGCCTGTGGGGCGCCTTCCGGCAGCTCTACCCGGTGAAGGTCACCATCGAGGAGCTGGAGGACGCCGCGGGCGACCGCGCGGGCATCACCGCCGAGTTCATCGCGGAGTCCGTCAAGGACGACATCCACGAGCAGTACGAGACGCGCGAGAAGACGCTCGGCTCCGAGATCATGCGTGAGCTGGAGCGGCGCGTGGTCCTGTCGGTGCTCGACCGCAAGTGGCGTGAGCACCTGTACGAGATGGACTACCTGCAGGAGGGCATCGGCCTGCGGGCCATGGCCCAGAAGGACCCGCTGGTCGAGTACCAGCGCGAGGGCTTCGACATGTTCAACGCCATGCAGGAGGGCATCAAGGAGGAGTCCGTCGGCTACCTGTTCAACCTGGAGGTCCAGGTCGAGCAGCAGGTCGAGGAGCTGCCGGTGCAGGACGCGGCGCCGTCGCTGACGAAGGAGCCGGTGGGCGCGCGTCCGGAGATCCGGGCGAAGGGCCTGGACGCTCCGCAGCGGCCCGACCGGCTGCACTTCTCCGCCCCGACGGTGGACGGGGAGGGCGGTGTCGTCGAGGGCGACTTCGACAGTGACGTCGCCGGCGGTGACGGTGACGGGATGACGCGGGCGGAGCGTCGCAAGGCGCAGAAGGCCGCGGGCGGGCGTCGCCGGAAGAAGTAA
- a CDS encoding GNAT family N-acetyltransferase has product MEPTTLSTDRLVLRPFTAADEDEVYAAAQDADIQRWTVVPSPYGHADAHAFVNEIAPTGWREGTAMPFAVHLGARGPLVASVGVHVRGTGGFASHEIGYWATKEHRGHGYMTEAVLAVARWAFTELGVARLEWRAEVGNAGSRAVAEKAGFRVEGVMRAGIEQRGTARDCWVGALLPSDLGLPSRLPYLPAVSGTS; this is encoded by the coding sequence ATGGAGCCCACGACACTGAGCACGGACCGATTGGTATTGCGGCCTTTCACCGCCGCGGACGAGGACGAGGTCTACGCCGCGGCGCAGGACGCCGACATCCAGCGCTGGACGGTGGTCCCCTCCCCCTACGGGCACGCCGACGCGCACGCCTTCGTGAACGAGATCGCCCCGACCGGCTGGCGCGAGGGCACGGCCATGCCCTTCGCCGTACATCTGGGGGCGCGGGGCCCGCTGGTCGCGTCCGTCGGCGTACACGTCCGCGGCACCGGCGGCTTCGCGAGCCACGAGATCGGCTACTGGGCGACCAAGGAACACCGCGGCCACGGCTACATGACCGAGGCGGTCCTGGCCGTCGCCCGCTGGGCCTTCACCGAGCTGGGCGTCGCCCGGCTGGAATGGCGGGCCGAGGTCGGCAACGCGGGCTCCCGCGCCGTGGCCGAGAAGGCCGGCTTCCGGGTCGAGGGCGTCATGCGGGCCGGCATCGAGCAGCGCGGCACCGCCCGCGACTGCTGGGTCGGCGCCCTGCTCCCCTCCGACCTGGGCCTGCCCTCGCGACTGCCCTACCTGCCCGCTGTCAGTGGTACGTCCTAG
- a CDS encoding winged helix-turn-helix domain-containing protein, with amino-acid sequence MTSGTASLSLSADDARRIALRAQGFLGAPDRRGGVRGVLRHLGAVQLDTISVLARSHELIPYARLGAVGRDAVERAYWSDRHAFEYWSHAACILPIEEWPHFAFRRRANRARGHRWHILEDKQHSTRAVLDRLKADGPLTSTELGGAKNGGEWFEWSETKIAVEWLLDTGEVVCSERRGWKRVYDLPERAVPDALLHDDLDDRECLRRLVALAGRSLGVGTRADLADYHRLKGEQFDAVVADSGLVPVEVEGWSKPAWADPAALAQPARGRHRTTLLSPFDSLVWDRPRTERIFGFTHRLEAYVPKPKRIHGYFAMPLLAGGRLQGRVDPAREGRTLVARQLSLTSPKAAGAMALALREAAEWVGCEDVRVERASSPAEAAAVTAELAAL; translated from the coding sequence ATGACTTCGGGCACCGCTTCGCTCTCCCTGTCCGCCGACGACGCCCGGCGCATCGCCCTGCGCGCGCAGGGCTTCCTCGGCGCCCCCGACCGGCGCGGCGGGGTCCGCGGGGTCCTGCGCCACCTGGGCGCCGTGCAGCTGGACACCATCTCGGTCCTGGCCCGCTCGCACGAGCTGATCCCTTACGCGCGCCTGGGCGCCGTGGGCCGGGACGCCGTCGAGCGGGCGTACTGGTCGGACCGGCACGCCTTCGAGTACTGGTCGCACGCCGCCTGCATCCTGCCGATCGAGGAATGGCCGCATTTCGCGTTCCGCCGCCGGGCCAACCGGGCACGCGGCCACCGCTGGCACATCCTGGAGGACAAGCAGCACTCGACGCGGGCGGTCCTGGACCGGCTGAAGGCGGACGGCCCGCTGACCTCCACCGAACTGGGCGGCGCCAAGAACGGCGGCGAGTGGTTCGAGTGGTCCGAGACCAAGATCGCGGTGGAGTGGCTGCTGGACACCGGCGAGGTGGTCTGCAGCGAGCGCCGCGGCTGGAAGCGGGTCTACGACCTGCCCGAGCGGGCCGTTCCCGACGCGTTGCTCCACGACGACCTGGACGACCGCGAGTGCCTGCGCCGCCTGGTCGCCCTGGCCGGCCGGTCCCTGGGCGTCGGCACCCGCGCCGACCTCGCGGACTACCACCGTCTCAAGGGCGAGCAGTTCGACGCGGTGGTCGCGGACTCCGGGCTGGTCCCGGTCGAGGTGGAGGGCTGGTCCAAGCCGGCCTGGGCGGACCCGGCGGCTCTCGCGCAGCCCGCCAGGGGCCGCCACCGCACGACGCTGCTCTCGCCGTTCGACTCCCTGGTCTGGGACCGCCCCCGCACGGAGCGGATCTTCGGTTTCACGCACCGCCTGGAGGCGTACGTGCCCAAGCCGAAGCGGATACACGGGTACTTCGCGATGCCGCTGCTGGCCGGCGGCCGGCTCCAGGGCCGCGTCGACCCGGCCCGCGAGGGCCGCACCCTGGTCGCCCGGCAGCTCTCGCTCACCTCCCCGAAGGCCGCGGGCGCGATGGCCCTGGCTCTGCGGGAGGCGGCGGAATGGGTCGGCTGCGAGGACGTACGCGTCGAACGCGCGAGTTCGCCCGCGGAAGCGGCGGCCGTCACCGCGGAACTGGCCGCTCTCTGA
- a CDS encoding response regulator, translating to MADSFGPVRGDDGVAGCRGTDDPAQETAREPIRVLVVDDHALFRRGLEIVLAQEEDIQVVGEAGDGAEAVDKAADLLPDIVLMDVRMPRRGGIEACTSIKEVAPSAKIIMLTISDEEADLYDAIKAGATGYLLKEISTDEVATAIRAVADGQSQISPSMASKLLTEFKSMIQRTDERRLVPAPRLTDRELEVLKLVATGMNNRDIAKQLFISENTVKNHVRNILEKLQLHSRMEAVVYAMREKILEIR from the coding sequence ATGGCGGACAGCTTCGGGCCGGTGCGCGGGGACGACGGCGTCGCGGGCTGCCGCGGGACGGACGACCCGGCGCAGGAGACCGCCCGGGAGCCCATCAGGGTGCTCGTGGTCGATGACCACGCGCTCTTCCGGCGGGGACTGGAGATCGTCCTCGCGCAGGAGGAGGACATCCAGGTCGTCGGTGAGGCCGGGGACGGGGCGGAGGCCGTGGACAAGGCGGCCGACCTGCTTCCGGACATCGTGCTGATGGACGTGCGGATGCCCCGGCGCGGTGGGATCGAGGCGTGCACCTCGATCAAGGAGGTGGCCCCCTCCGCGAAGATCATCATGCTGACGATCAGCGACGAGGAGGCGGACCTCTACGACGCGATCAAGGCGGGCGCGACCGGCTACCTCCTGAAGGAGATCTCGACGGACGAGGTGGCCACGGCGATCCGGGCGGTGGCGGACGGCCAGTCGCAGATCAGCCCGTCGATGGCGTCGAAGCTGCTCACCGAGTTCAAGTCGATGATCCAGCGGACCGACGAGCGGCGGCTGGTGCCCGCGCCGCGGCTGACGGACCGGGAGCTGGAGGTCCTGAAGCTGGTGGCCACCGGTATGAACAACCGTGATATCGCCAAGCAGTTGTTCATTTCCGAGAACACCGTGAAGAACCACGTCCGCAACATCCTGGAGAAGCTGCAGCTGCACTCCCGGATGGAGGCCGTGGTCTACGCGATGCGGGAAAAGATCCTCGAAATCCGCTAG
- the hpf gene encoding ribosome hibernation-promoting factor, HPF/YfiA family — MDIVVKGRKTEVPERFRKHVAEKLNPERIQKLDAKVISLDVEVSKEHNPRQADRSDRVEITLRSRGPVIRAEAAAADAYAALDLAQDKLEARLRKQHDKRYTRRGSGRISAAEVADVVPGVASLNGSGQPVSEEKKDGVPITRIGSIEVQGEGPLIVREKTHSAAPMSLDQALYEMELVGHDFYLFVDSETKLPSVVYRRHAYDYGVIHVNPDGASSSEEPRGGAGGALGG, encoded by the coding sequence GTGGACATCGTCGTCAAGGGCCGCAAGACCGAGGTGCCCGAGCGGTTCCGCAAGCACGTGGCCGAGAAGCTGAATCCGGAGCGGATCCAGAAGCTCGACGCCAAGGTGATCAGCTTGGACGTCGAGGTGTCCAAGGAGCACAACCCGCGTCAGGCCGACCGTTCCGACCGCGTGGAGATCACCCTGCGTTCGCGGGGCCCGGTGATCCGGGCCGAGGCCGCCGCCGCCGACGCGTATGCGGCGCTGGACCTCGCTCAGGACAAGCTGGAGGCCCGGCTGCGCAAGCAGCACGACAAGCGTTACACCCGCCGCGGCAGCGGCCGGATCTCGGCGGCGGAGGTCGCCGACGTGGTGCCGGGCGTCGCCTCGCTGAACGGCAGCGGCCAGCCGGTGTCCGAGGAGAAGAAGGACGGGGTACCGATCACCCGGATCGGATCCATCGAGGTGCAGGGCGAAGGCCCGCTCATCGTCCGCGAGAAGACCCACTCGGCCGCACCGATGTCGCTCGACCAGGCCCTGTACGAGATGGAACTGGTCGGCCACGACTTCTATCTGTTCGTCGACTCCGAGACGAAGTTGCCCAGTGTTGTCTACCGCCGTCATGCCTATGACTACGGAGTCATCCACGTGAACCCGGACGGTGCCTCCAGCTCGGAGGAGCCGCGGGGCGGCGCCGGTGGCGCGCTCGGCGGCTGA
- a CDS encoding ComF family protein — protein sequence MRGWWQEFAGLVLPVDCAGCGAVRVLVCAECRDALSGAGEGPVRPSPRPAGLPVVRAAAVYEGAVRSLLLAHKERGALPLAGVLGAALAVAVAGGAGRGGVSGPGGAGEVALVPVPSARRQVRARGHDPARRIALAAAGRLRRTGVRARVAPVLGLRRAVADQAGLGARQRRENLAGALAVRRGARALLPDGTRIVLVDDLVTTGATLAEAARAVRAAGLVTGPGAALRAAVVAAPADSFRRIERVPRV from the coding sequence GTGCGGGGTTGGTGGCAGGAGTTCGCCGGGCTGGTCCTGCCGGTGGACTGCGCCGGCTGCGGGGCGGTCCGTGTGCTGGTGTGCGCCGAGTGCCGGGATGCGCTGAGCGGGGCCGGGGAGGGGCCGGTGCGGCCGTCTCCGCGGCCCGCGGGGCTGCCGGTGGTACGGGCCGCCGCCGTGTACGAGGGGGCCGTACGGAGCCTCCTGCTGGCCCACAAGGAGCGCGGGGCGCTGCCGCTGGCCGGGGTGCTCGGTGCCGCGCTGGCGGTGGCCGTCGCGGGCGGTGCCGGCCGCGGTGGTGTGTCCGGGCCGGGTGGCGCGGGGGAGGTGGCGTTGGTCCCGGTCCCGTCGGCGCGGCGGCAGGTGCGGGCGCGCGGGCACGATCCGGCGCGCAGGATCGCCCTGGCGGCCGCGGGGCGGCTGCGGCGGACGGGTGTTCGCGCGCGGGTGGCGCCCGTACTGGGGCTGCGGCGGGCGGTGGCGGACCAGGCGGGGCTGGGGGCCCGGCAGCGCCGGGAGAACCTCGCGGGGGCGCTGGCGGTGCGCCGGGGTGCGCGGGCGCTCCTGCCGGACGGGACCCGGATCGTGCTGGTGGACGACCTCGTCACCACCGGGGCGACGCTGGCGGAGGCGGCCCGGGCGGTGCGTGCCGCGGGGCTGGTCACGGGCCCGGGGGCGGCGCTGAGGGCGGCGGTGGTGGCCGCGCCGGCGGACTCGTTCAGACGGATCGAGCGGGTGCCGCGCGTTTGA